In Streptococcus porcinus, the genomic window AGAAAGTGATTGATCCCTTAGATAAAGATTTCTCCGGTTTTGTCTTTAAGATTCAGGCCAATATGGATCCTCGTCATAGAGATCGCATTGCCTTCGTCCGTATCGTTTCAGGCGAATTTGTTAAAGGAATGGGTGTTAACTTAAGTCGTACTGGTAAAAGTGTAAAATTGTCCAATGTTACCCAATTTATGGCTGAGTCGCGGGAAAATGTTCAAAATGCTGTTGCTGGTGATATTATTGGTGTCTATGATACAGGGACTTATCAGGTGGGTGATACCCTAACTGTCGGCAAAAATAAATTTGAATTTGAGCCTTTACCAACCTTTACGCCAGAAATTTTTATGAAGGTTTCTGCAAAAAATGTCATGAAACAAAAATCATTTCACAAAGGGATGGAGCAATTGGTGCAAGAGGGGGCTATTCAACTCTACAAAAATTATCAGACAGGGGAGTACATGCTTGGCGCTGTTGGTCAACTCCAATTTGAAGTTTTTAAACACCGAATGGAAGGTGAATATAATGCAGAGGTGATTATGACTCCTATGGGCAAGAAAACTGTTCGTTGGATTAAAGAAGAAGACTTAGATCAACGAATGTCCTCAAGTCGTAATATTTTGGCTAAGGACCGTTTTGATCAACCTGTTTTCTTGTTTGAAAATGATTTTGCCCTCCGTTGGTTTGCTGATAAATACCCAGATGTCCAACTAGAAGAAAAAATGTAATACTCTTAAAAAGCTAAACTGTACAGTTTAGCTTTTTTTATATATTTTACTTCTAGATAACATATATTTCATTAATGTTACAAAAGTGTTGCAAATTGAAATTTAAGTGATATAATCTAATTATAATAAATAAAAAATATTTTTTGGAGTCGTATTATGAAAAAAAGGTTCATTATTCTCTTATCAGCACTTATTTTGATTTTACTAACCTTCATAACGGTAAAATCGCTTATTTTTAAACCTCAAGAGCAAACAACTAAAAAGGAAATTAGTCAGACACGAGTTAAAAAAGTTGAAACAAAAAAAGAAATATTGAATCCCAGTCAGGAAAATAGCAGTCATACGGGAGACCTCAATAGTAGTAGTCAAAAAGGAAGCCAACCTGAACAAAGTAGTAGCCAAGAAGTTCCTACTCAGACTGTTGACTCTCAAACTGATCAAATCAATACGGCTCATGCCCTTGTTACCAGGTTAGATAACCGTGATTTTTCAGTAATAGCGGGGACTTGGAAAAATGATTTAGGAGAAATTCTGATTATTGAAGCAGACGGTAGTTTTACGCTTGACTACAAAAAAGCTGATGGTAGTGTGACTAGGGGACATGATAAAATTGGGACGGGTTTTATTAAAGATGGCTGTTATTTAGCTAATATTACTGGAGCTGGATTTATAGTAACACCAGCTAGCGTCAAAAATATCCATATTGGTACAGTATATAACCAAGATTCCATTGCTATAGGGCAATCTGTCCATGCAGATGAACACCCATTTTATAGACAATAATCAAGGAATGTCATTATAATATTCGTAATATATCATTCTTCAGGAGGAAGATGAAAATGACAAAGAAATTTGTGGTTAGTGTTTTAGTTGTGTTATTGGCTTGTTCAAGTATTCTTTATCTCGGGCAATATAAAGAGGCGGGTAAAGAGCATTTTCCAAATAGGGTAACTTCTCTTAAACAAAAAAAAGCTGTTGCTAATAAAAATACAAGTAACCTTTCCAAACTGTCAAAGAAAACCGGCGACAAGAAAATGAAGACCGTAGAATTCCTAAATAATAAGACTGATCTTGATAAAGGACAGAGTCAAGAAGCCCAAAACCAGCAAGCTATGTTACCTCCTAGGGATAAAACTAGTCCAAGTTCAGAAATTCCAGTGACAGGTGTGACTAAAGAGGTTAATCAACCTAATGTTCTAGATGATAAAGAAAATAGCGCTCAAGTAAGCAAGGCAAGTCAATCCTCAGAAGAAATGACACCAACACTAGATAGATCAGCTTTGGCTCCCATGCCAGTTTCTAGCATTGGAACTTGGGCTATTCAACTTAAGTCTGATTTTTTTGTGACGATTACCATTAGTGAGGATGGTACAGTCACTCGCGTAGATCAATCACTGAAGTCAAGTTCTGATGTCCAATCCAAAACGGTTCATTTTAAGGGCGTTTATGATAGAGGAAATGGGAATTATCAATTAGTAGGAAATTATGGTGCAGATCAAGCTATTATGATTCTTGGAGGTATTGGTGGTTACAATATCAAGTACGTTTTTGGCATGCATGTTGAGGGGAATAGTCTAACACCGATCCTATGGCAGACCGGGATTGATTCAGAATTTGATTATAATGTCCCGCTGACTGGTCCAACACTTATTAAACAATAAAAACGAGGTCTCCAAGGAAGTCCAAATTGAAGAAAAAACCTTGACTCTTTAAGCTATGTTATGTAGCTAGCTAAAACGGCAGGTCACAAAGTTAGGCGATTAGCCATTTGAGGGAGATAGAGGAGTTTTATAATATCAGCCAACCTTCTTCTAGTTCTTAATTCCAAGCTTAAGCAGTAGTTACTCTATGAATAGCTTCTACACTAAAAATCTCAGAAGGTCAAAAACCTAGTGTTTTTGGCTTTTTTACTAGGTCTAAAGAGTTTGGTCAACTCATCTCACCCATTAGTTTTGCTTAAAAATAGGATAAAGAGGACACTATTATATGATAGAGTTAAATAGTAATAAAAAAGATTACTTAGTCCATATTCTACTATTATTTTTTTATAAAAACCTTTTCATAACTTCTTTCCTATCTTTTTAGATTTAATTATGTTACACTAGTCTAGTTGTTAATTGAACGACAGAACTATAAAGGCTTATAAGGCAGCTTCGCACTGCTTTTTTAGAAAAGAGAAACATTTGAAATTTACAGAATTAAACTTATCTGAAGACATCCAATCAGCTGTTGTAACAGCAGGTTTTGAAAAAGCATCTCCTATCCAAGAGATGACTATTCCATTAGCTTTAGAAGGAAAAGATGTCATTGGTCAAGCACAAACAGGAACTGGTAAAAC contains:
- a CDS encoding DUF6287 domain-containing protein; protein product: MKKRFIILLSALILILLTFITVKSLIFKPQEQTTKKEISQTRVKKVETKKEILNPSQENSSHTGDLNSSSQKGSQPEQSSSQEVPTQTVDSQTDQINTAHALVTRLDNRDFSVIAGTWKNDLGEILIIEADGSFTLDYKKADGSVTRGHDKIGTGFIKDGCYLANITGAGFIVTPASVKNIHIGTVYNQDSIAIGQSVHADEHPFYRQ